The following are from one region of the Kwoniella dendrophila CBS 6074 chromosome 6, complete sequence genome:
- a CDS encoding RING-box protein 1A has protein sequence MDVDTPTPTSGAGTVARAGDDKKPRFEVKKWNAVALWAWDIVVDNCAICRNHIMDLCIECQANQGADNEGCTVAWGICNHAFHFHCISRWLKTRHVCPLDNRQWELQKYGR, from the exons ATGGACGTTgatacacctacaccaacatCTGGCGCTGGTACAGTCGCAAGAGCTGGAGATGACAAGAAACCCAGATTTGAAGTAAAGAAG TGGAATGCAGTAGCGTTATGGGCATGGG ATATCGTTGTGGATAATTGCGCTATTTGCAGAAACCATATCATGGATCTTT GTATCGAATGTCAAGCGAATCAAGGTGCTGATAACGAAG GATGTACTGTGGCTTGGGGTATATGTAAC CACGCATTCCACTTCCACTGCATTTCCCGATGGCTTAAGACACGACATG TCTGTCCTCTTGACAA TCGACAATGGGAACTTCAAAAATACGGTCGATAA